Genomic DNA from Cupriavidus oxalaticus:
GGGGCAGAGTGACAACGAGTGGGTGACCGAGCGACTTTATTCCTGGGGCGCGTGGGCCGCGCGCGGCAACCAGCGCAACGGCTATGGTGAAAGCTGCCTGACGCTGGAGGAGATTCGCTCGATGCCGGTGCGCGCCTACATCCCGGTGTCGGAGCCTGAGTGTGATCGCACGCATGAGGAGCTACGCAAGCTGCCGCTGGAGTGGTTCCAGCTCGCTGGTCTGGTCTACATCAGGCAGATGCCGGTTCATCTCGCGGCGCGCGAGCTGGGGATGAGTCGCGCCAAGGCCTATCGCGTGCAGGAACTGGTTTTGAAAGGGCTCGAATTTCTCATTAAGAATCCGGGACTTAAAGACCCCCCCTTGCACCGACTATTGAAAACGTGAGAAAACGCCAGTACATTTCTGGCACGCTGTGGTTTCAGTGCGTGCAGCAAAACGAAAGCCCGATCCGGTTCTGACTGGTCGGGCTTTTTGCATTCCTGGCGTTGGGTGGGCGTCGGGTGGTGCAGTCGGTGCGCATGCATTGATGTCTCGGTGTCTCCCTGTCCCGCCGAAAGCGGGCGTTCCGTTGGGCCGGTGCGATTGTCTCCCGCACCGGCCCAATTCTTTTCCAGCCTATGCCGAAAAAAGCGCCGAAACCATGCGGGCGCCCTGGTTGCCGTCGCTATGCGGTGGACGCGGGCTACTGCGCTGAGCATGCGCAAGCCAAGCGCGTGGACGAAAACGCCAGGCGCGGCAGCGCGGCCAGTCGCGGGTACGACTCCAAGTGGCGGCGCGAGCGCGAACAGTATCTGCGCGAGAACCCGCTGTGTGTGCGGCATCTGGCGGAGGAGGCAGTCGTCGCATCGATGGTGGTCGACCACATCATCCCGCACCGAGGCGACATGAAGCTCTTCTGGCGTCGCAGCAACTGGCAGGCGCTGTGCAAGCCGTGCCACGACCGCAAGACGGCGACTGAGGATGGCGGCTTCGCCAACCGGGTCCGGCTGGCGCGGCCCGCACCATGATGGGGCCGCGACGGGCCGGGTAGGGGGGGTGGGGGTTTTTTCTAGCCGTCGACCCTCCGGGACCGCGTGCCAGGCGTCCATTTTCGGGGAGCAATTTTAGGAAGGGGGGGGGTTAAAGAATCCGCCTCATAGGGAGCCTGAAAAACGGTGAAGACCGTTTTTGATGGCTCGCGCGAATTGGAGCCTTCTATGGGCCTGAATGACACCGAATTGCCCGGTGGCGAGGCAGGAATGCCCCCGGCGCCGTCCGGTGCCGGTGATAAGCAACTTCGCTCGCCGGCGCCACCGCCTGGCACGCAGCTCAGTCCGCGCGAGCGCAAGGTCTGGGACTACATCTGCGCCGCGCTGCGCGACGCCGGCCTGCCGCACCTGACCGCGGGCATCGCGATTGCCGTCGTGTGCAAGACCTTCATCCGTTGGGTCAACACCGAGCTGGAGCTGCAGAACTTCGAGGCGTCCAACGGCGGCAGTTACTTCATCAAAACGAAGACTGGTTTCGATCAGCCGCATCAGCTGTTCTATGCGGCTACCAGTCTGAAAAAGGAGCTGCTCACATGGTTGCCCGAGAGCTGCCTGACCCTGCCATCCTCGGTGATGGCCCGGGCGAAGCTGGGCGACGAGGGACAGCAGGACGATCTGTTCGGGGATCTGCTGGCGCACGCGACCGCCGAACGCAACGCCGCGCCAAGGCCCGCCGCACCAAGAAGCACGTCGACCGTCTGACCGCGGCGG
This window encodes:
- a CDS encoding HNH endonuclease, whose translation is MDENARRGSAASRGYDSKWRREREQYLRENPLCVRHLAEEAVVASMVVDHIIPHRGDMKLFWRRSNWQALCKPCHDRKTATEDGGFANRVRLARPAP